A region from the Aeromicrobium choanae genome encodes:
- a CDS encoding LamB/YcsF family protein, producing the protein MAGRVDLNVDLGESPERWASGEDERLLPLVTSANVCCGAYAGDDDLIRATCEAAVEHGVAIGAQVGYRDREGFGRRFVDLPPRDLVDEVRRQLDHLRELADRAGGLVTYLKPHGALYHRIGHDPHQAEAVVEALLADGTPLPLVGMPGSIALEMAADSGIHVVHEGFADRAYTSEGGLVPRDQPGAVLTDPAEAAAQALGLVGSVDSLCVHSDSPGAERLLRHVRGVLVEHRVEIEPFH; encoded by the coding sequence ATGGCAGGGCGCGTGGACCTCAACGTCGACCTCGGCGAGTCGCCCGAGCGGTGGGCGTCCGGCGAGGACGAGCGACTGCTCCCCCTCGTGACGAGTGCGAACGTCTGCTGCGGCGCGTACGCCGGCGACGACGACCTGATCCGTGCGACGTGCGAGGCCGCGGTCGAGCACGGCGTCGCGATCGGGGCGCAGGTGGGCTACCGCGACCGCGAGGGATTCGGCCGCCGGTTCGTGGACCTGCCGCCCCGTGACCTCGTGGACGAGGTCCGGCGCCAGCTCGACCACCTGCGCGAGCTCGCGGACCGCGCCGGTGGGCTGGTCACCTACCTGAAGCCCCATGGCGCGCTCTACCACCGGATCGGTCACGATCCCCACCAGGCCGAGGCCGTCGTCGAGGCACTGCTGGCCGACGGGACGCCCCTGCCCCTCGTGGGCATGCCCGGGTCGATCGCGCTCGAGATGGCCGCGGACTCCGGCATCCACGTGGTGCACGAGGGCTTCGCCGATCGCGCGTACACCTCCGAGGGCGGCCTCGTGCCGCGCGATCAGCCGGGTGCCGTGCTGACGGATCCCGCGGAGGCGGCCGCCCAGGCCCTCGGGCTCGTGGGATCGGTGGACTCGCTGTGCGTGCACAGCGACAGCCCGGGTGCCGAGCGCCTCCTGCGTCACGTGCGCGGCGTCCTCGTGGAGCACCGCGTCGAGATCGAGCCCTTCCACTGA
- a CDS encoding 5-oxoprolinase subunit B family protein → MRILPCGDRAVLLDCADADEARRWHAALRDRGATLGATTVLLRGRPEELRSLVGATTPADLAAVAGAAVEIPVVYDGPDLEAVARHCGLDPAEVVRRHGASPWTVAFAGFAPGFAYLTGGDPRLEVPRLDRPRPRVEPGSVGLAGRFSGVYPRASPGGWRLIGRTDAPLWDLERADPALLHPGDTVRFVEVSR, encoded by the coding sequence ATGAGGATCCTGCCCTGCGGCGATCGCGCCGTGCTGCTCGACTGCGCGGACGCCGACGAGGCCCGCCGCTGGCATGCCGCGCTGCGCGACCGCGGCGCGACGCTCGGCGCGACCACCGTGCTGCTGCGAGGACGGCCCGAGGAGCTGCGCTCGCTCGTCGGCGCCACGACCCCTGCCGACCTGGCCGCCGTCGCCGGGGCCGCGGTGGAGATCCCGGTCGTCTACGATGGACCCGACCTCGAGGCCGTCGCGCGGCACTGCGGACTCGACCCGGCCGAGGTCGTGCGCCGTCACGGCGCGTCGCCGTGGACGGTGGCGTTCGCCGGCTTCGCACCCGGCTTCGCCTACCTGACCGGGGGCGACCCCCGCCTCGAGGTCCCGCGGCTCGACCGGCCCCGGCCCCGGGTGGAGCCGGGCTCGGTGGGCCTGGCCGGCCGGTTCAGCGGCGTCTACCCGCGGGCGTCCCCGGGCGGCTGGCGGCTCATCGGCCGCACCGACGCGCCGCTGTGGGACCTCGAGCGCGCCGACCCGGCACTGCTGCACCCGGGCGACACCGTCCGGTTCGTCGAGGTGTCGCGATGA
- a CDS encoding 5-oxoprolinase subunit C family protein: MSLRVLEPGALSLVQDLGRPGLGDLGVGPSGAFDRRALRTANHLVGNPGDAAVVEALGGGLALVASAAHVVAVTGAAGPLTVDGRPVDSGRPLALKRGDVLRLGAPVAGLRWTVAVAGGVAVPSVLRSRSHDTLASLGPAALAAGDELAVGPPAGAVSLESLPPFLPTGEVVVRVVLGPRDDWFTPAAVATLLSTGWGVDPVSDRIGVRLEGPALDRARDGELESEPVVRGSIQVTTSGRPVVLGPDHPVTGGYPVIGVVLDADTDVLAQLRPGDTLRFRRHRA; encoded by the coding sequence ATGAGCCTGCGCGTGCTGGAGCCGGGCGCGCTGAGCCTGGTGCAGGACCTCGGACGCCCCGGGCTGGGCGACCTCGGCGTGGGCCCGTCGGGGGCGTTCGACCGTCGCGCCCTGCGCACCGCGAACCACCTCGTCGGAAACCCCGGCGACGCGGCCGTGGTGGAGGCCCTCGGCGGCGGCCTCGCGCTCGTCGCCAGCGCGGCGCACGTGGTCGCGGTGACGGGCGCGGCCGGCCCGCTGACCGTCGACGGCCGGCCCGTCGACTCGGGTCGTCCGCTCGCCCTGAAGCGCGGCGACGTGCTCCGGCTCGGTGCGCCGGTCGCCGGCCTGCGCTGGACGGTCGCCGTAGCGGGCGGGGTCGCGGTGCCTTCGGTCCTGCGCAGCCGCTCCCACGACACGCTCGCCTCGCTGGGTCCGGCGGCCCTGGCGGCCGGCGACGAGCTCGCGGTGGGTCCTCCCGCCGGCGCCGTCTCGCTCGAGAGCCTGCCGCCCTTCCTGCCCACCGGCGAGGTGGTGGTCCGGGTCGTGCTGGGCCCGCGCGACGACTGGTTCACCCCCGCGGCCGTCGCGACGCTGCTCTCGACCGGGTGGGGCGTCGACCCGGTCTCGGACCGCATCGGCGTGAGGCTCGAAGGGCCCGCGCTCGACCGTGCGCGCGACGGGGAGTTGGAGAGCGAGCCGGTGGTGCGCGGCAGCATCCAGGTGACCACCTCGGGACGTCCGGTGGTGCTCGGCCCGGACCATCCTGTCACCGGCGGCTACCCCGTGATCGGCGTGGTCCTCGACGCCGACACCGACGTGCTCGCGCAGCTGCGGCCGGGTGACACGCTGCGCTTCCGGCGCCACCGCGCCTGA